The Anolis sagrei isolate rAnoSag1 chromosome 6, rAnoSag1.mat, whole genome shotgun sequence genome includes the window GGAGCATCCCAATCCACTGTTCAATGGCAGCATGGAACAACCAGACATATAGATGTTAAGAGAATCCCAAGGGCTGTAAAATAACTCATTTTATCACAAAATGCAAACAGTAATAAATGAATGTTATTGCAATTAATTTGTTTACATTGTTGGAGCAGAAGTTACTATACTAATTTAACTGATGATAAATAGGTTAGTTTATGAAATACTGTATAATAATTCAGAAAAAGGACTCAAGATGTATTGGCATTGCAGAATTGTAGCAGTTtggtcaatgctatgggattctggcaTTTGCAGTTTTGTGTGATATttatccttctctgtcagagagttCTGGTGTCACAACATACTACAAATACCAAGGATGTATCAttggcaattaaagtgctgttaaactgctataattctgtagtgcgGATGGTCTCTCTTCTTGTCTGTTAAATCAGTCATAAATTGTTTTTAAGCCTCATCTTCCCAACAGGATTTATATTTGGTCCAACTGTAGTTTATTCagcagtatatgtatatatgtatatacacacacagacacagacacacacacacacacatatatatctctagagagagagagagagtttttttTCTTAATAATAACCAACATCGATCTccagtatattttaaattggcaAAGTAAAGATCAATCACAAATGAAGAGTGTTAGCTATCAGTTAAATTAGTTTTTTCCCCAGTCTGACACCCTCCAGATACTATGGGGATGATGAGAATTGCAGTACAACACATCTAGAATGCTCACACTTAGGGAAAGTTGTGTCAATGCACAACATTATTGATGATAAGTCATCAAGATCTATTAGTGTCCTTCCACTTTCATAGATTTCCTCTGTCCCTAATACCAGCAAATGTGGAAACCAAGCTAATCATATAAGAAATCCAtaagattaatcagagaataaTACAACTTTATGCTAGATcaatgcctatttatttatttgtttgtttacggcatttatatgccacccttctcaccccgaggagtggcttacaatatatattttcatacaatatattatattattagcatagtacaatatcagtatatttacattacatgtaatatatttacattacatgtaatatcactatattgcactataccattatattgtaatattattagtaatattacatgtaatgtaaatatatagtgataattataatattgtattattattactagtattatattgtattacattataatattataaatattatatgtatatacaatatactatattatattattagtaaagacaaaatggaaatgtcttctgctctcctctgtcttcactctggtcaGCTCTGGGGCCCTCTCTTGCAATATCATCCCAATataatacacatacatattttaaaaattattttcaattttccaacTGTGCTACTTTCAAAGAATAGCACCTCTCTTTCATCCCTCTAGTCAGAGCAGTGGATGGTTCCTTTTAAAAAGGAGTTAGGATacagtacatacaacatacattgACTCAACCATGTTTCCTGGGTTGATTTTAGCAACTATTTTTTTTATCTTATACATGAGCATACATAGTTAATGCTAACTTACCATTTAATGATGGATTCATAAGTTCTACTCCAGATAGGAGTAACAGTGTTGGGTTGTTGTCTCGAACACGGAATAACCAAGAGGCCTTCAATAATTATCAagtcataaataataaataaataaataacttacaaACACCTGAAAAAAATATCAAGTAGATAAGAACAGTCTACCTTTATTTTTTTCACTCCTATGATTGTATCTCTAAGCTCAACCagtgacattgttggcttatgtgccactcagcaaagtaaaaaactatccaaggtgctgaaacctaGATTCTCAATAAAGGTAtttattcagcaccttggataataTCTTTCAAACCCAGAGTGAATTCTTCATTTCACAAACATGGGAACCACTTGCTGACgttgtttttatctgtttctAGGACCAACAATCAGCAGCACCTAGAGTCTCATACCTGTAGCTTATGctgtgtgtcatccaagaatgTGATAAAAAGTCATAGGCTTCAGAGGAGGGAGATATTCAACAGGAACCACTGCCCAACTGCGCTTCCAGaagtaaaagggggaaaaaatcctacAGTTTCCTTGATAACAAAATGTCTATTATTCTCTTTCAAAGGTGAGCCAAAAATGAAGGCTGGAATATTTCAGTGGCCCATGTTTATACCTTTGAGAGAAAGCAAGTCACAAAGACAACTCCCATGTTCCCAATCAGATGggatttttctttttgcagaaaTAGATAATTGCTGTGAATAATAGTACCAAGAGTAATAGTACCAACAGCCAGAATGCTGAACCATGCATTGCTGCCCATTGCACATTGCTTGACAGTGTGACAGTCTTTCTACTgtaggtatgggccaacttgggccgtccaggtgttttggatttcaactcccacaattcctaacagactcaggccctttcttttcccccttaagcggctgaggggggaaacggaaggggcccgaggctgttaggaactgtgggagttgaagtccaaaacacgtgaagGGCCGTTTGCCCATGGCCTGTTCTACTGGCTCCCATTGTGCAATGTTTACCTCTTTATTGTAACATCATGTCATTAATTGTCCCAAGGAAATACAGATGTTGCAAAACTTTTCAATTTAATTGtgttcatgtataagtcaatttACAAAGATATTTAATTACAAAGATATGAATCCTGAACAATCCTtgattacaattttaaaacagttgAAAGAGAGTGATTTCAAACATTAAAGGCCATGCAGAACAGCTGCATTTTAGGAGCTCAAAAGAGGCAAATTCATCCAAGCTtccttgaatccagggagcggggtgagttcccactgttagttTCAGCttttgccaacatagcagttcgaaaatatgcaaatgtgagtagatcaataggtaccaccttggtgggaaggtaagggcgctccatgcagtcatgctgaccacatgaccttgaaggtgtctatggacaatgctggctctttggcttagaaactgagatgagcaccaccccccagaattggacacaactagactaaatgtcaggggaaacctttacctttactaatgttGCATCTGATTATGTCATTTTTGCTTCTAGCCTTCCTGTACAAAAATATAATATGGAGCAGCATTGAAAGACTGTATTGCCTtttgactaaaaaaaaaaagggagccgccagtggtgcagtgggttaaacccctgtgctggcaggactgaagaccgacaggtcacaggtttgaatctggggataggcggatgagctccctctatcagctccagctcctcatgcagggacatgagagaagcctcccacaaggatgataaaaacatcaaatcatccgggcgtcccctgggcaatgtccttgcagacggccaattctctcacacccgaagtgacttgcagtttctcaagtcgctcctgacatgacaaaaaaaaactttaaaaaaacctcagaagAATTAAaatgttgtattgatgtttatttacaaatatataaacacaccaAATAGAGCACTGTAAGAAAAAATCTTGATTTTTATTGAATCCTTTCAGATTACTAAACAGTGTATTCAGATTTCAAACTACATTGTTTCACAATGTGGAagaggttattttttttaattaagcaAAAAGGGAGTGGAGAGAAAGAGTATTTTTACTGCTTGGTGCAAGAAGCATGTGCCCTTTAAggaaaatatatgcatttttaatAAGGCACTATTCTTGGAACAAAACAGCAAGGCAGAATAGTGCTGTGCTGCAAGGCTAAGCCATCTTCTTGCCCATGAGTACACTGGATACATGAACAAAAAAGTTCTCATCAATTATCAAAACAAATCAACTAACCAAACCCAGATATATACAGATATGTAGGCTTTCCGTGCATAGAGTTTACAAAAGAAATCATAGACATACTTtacatataattatttatattgtttcacaCGCTCCCACACATGAAATTGTATACAATAATTACAAATAAGAGATTGCTGTATTACATAATCATCTGCATCCTTACTATACCTACATATTTGTGTGTCAGCAATAGTTTCTTCCTGTTCATTTGTAGAATGCTTGATTATTTTGACACTGATTTGTCCTTTGTTTACTCATATgtttacatttttctttcttcagtgttgtgcccagagcccccggtagtgcagtgggttaaacccctgtgccgacaggactgaagactgacaggtcgcaggttcgaaactggggagagcgtggatgagctccctctgtcagctccagctctttatgcggggaaatgagagaagcctcccacaaggatggtaaaaacatcaaaacatccgggcaccccctgggcaacatccttgcagacggtctattctctcacaccagaagcgacttgcagtttctcaagtcgctcctgacacgacaaaaaaaaaggtgTTGTGCCCATCTAAGATTTTTCTAGCCTTGGCTTTTGTGGTTTTGTAATTACCCAGTTCATTCCATTTTTGAAGTCCTGTGTTTTTATAGTATATTCTTCATTGATATGAAAACGGAGAActccattttatttcatttaggatatttaatcctattttaagCTCGCATCTTGTGTtcgttatattttaatatatgtgttttgtagaaataagtttaaatatgtgtattttatgtgtaacattttgtagaaataagtttaaatatgtgtattttatgtgtaacattttgtagaaataagtttaaatatgtgtattttatgtgatgattatgtgttttcagTCATGTTGTAACCTGCTTCAAGCCACgaggagaagcaggtaagaaatacaattattattgttttgtcgaaggctttcatggctggaatcactggattgctgtgagttttccggcctgtatggccatgttccagaagcattctctcctgtcgtttcacccacatctatagtaggcaccctcagagattgtgaggtatgttggaaactaggcaagtgaggtttatatatctgtggaatgtccagggtaggagaaagaactcttgtctgtttgtggcaagtgtgaatgttgcaattggtcaccttgattagtattgaatggtcttgcaacttctaagcctggctggttgctgcctggaaatcctttgttgggaggtgttagctggccctgtttcctgcctggatttcccctgttttctgaatgttgttctttatttactgtcctgattttaaagtttttaaatacttgtagccagattttgttcattatcatggtctcctccttcccgttgaaattgtccacatgcttgtgaatttcaatggcttttctgtgtagtctgacatggtggttgtgagagtggtccagcattcctgtgttctcaaatagtatactgtgtccagtttggttcatcaagtgctgctatcactgacttctctggttgagttagtctgcagcgcgtttcatgttccttgattcgtgtttggtgcTGCTgagtttggtgatccctatgcagacttgtcagactacacagagaagccattgaaatctacaagcatgtggacaatttcaacaggaaggaggaaaccatgaaaatgaacaaaatctggctaccagtattttaaaaactctaaaatcaaaacagtaaataaagaacaacattaaaaaaacaggtggattccagacaggaaacaatcagggtcagctaatacctcccaacaaaggattcccccaggcagtaaccagccaggctttgaagcggcaaggccattcaattctaatcaaggtggccaattgaaatattcacactcgcctcaagttctttctcccaccctggacattattccacagatatataaacactaaTTTTCTatattccaacagacttcacaacctctgaggatgcctgccatagatgtgggtgaaacgtcaggagaatgcttctggaacatggccagacagcctggaaaactcacagcattatcatcatcatcatcatcatcatcatcatcatcataatatttatttatttatttgcattatttctaccccgctcatatcagcccgaaggcgactcagagtggtgtacacaatcggcacaattcgatgtcataaaaatacatacactgataacaaaaagaaccattatagtgcaattagacataagacagtgcataataacaatattaaaaactaagaactatatcctctcattcaagtccttatccgttccatcgtattgggccgttcctgggtcattttccaattcaagtttgtctatttattcagaggtttcaaatgcttgcttgaagagccaagtttttactcttttccgaaaggtcaggagggagggggctgatctaatatccctaggcagggagttccacagctgaggggccaccacagagaaggccctgtctctcgtccccgccatcatcatcatcatcatcatcatcatcaacaacaacaacaacaacttgctaAATAGTGTTTACTGAGACCTGTAATGAGAGAACTTAATTTTCTTGATGTACTACCTTGttaatgaacacaaatggagATCTTCAATTTGGGTAAATGAACCACATAAATCAAACAAAATACTGTACCCCAGTCCCAGATTCAAAATAAAGTGATGACAACCATACAAGTGAGCtgtttgagttttatttatttatttgtacagAGTTGTACCATTGTTTTTCCTTCTCTTGCATTGTTTACACTGAGCCTTTCATAAGCATCGAGTTCATAATTCTCCTCAGCAATCTGCTCATTGCCTCTTTGACCTGATCATTCCTCAGGCAATAGATCAATGGGTTCACAAAGGGTGTGATGGTAGCATAGAAGACCGTTATGGCCTTAGTGATCACAGTTGGGCTTTCTCCACCAGGAATTAGGTACATCCCTCCAACCGAGCCATAGAAAAGTGTCACCACCAAGAGGTGCATAGATATGGTGGAGAAGGCCTTTTTACGATTGCCTTGGTTGCAAGATTTCACCAAAGTGAAAATCACCTTGCCATATGAAAATACAACAAACAGGACATTGCTTACAAAAACAGCATGCATGATGATTCGACAGACCAGAGGGACATTTCCGACTGGAGGACAAGCCAAGGACAAGACTGGTCCGGGATCACACAAGAAATGGTCGATGATTTTGGATCCACAGAAGGATAACCTAGAGATCAGAGTCACTGGGAGAATGTAACCCAGGAAGCCAAGGATCCAACAAGTGGACACTAAAGCATAGCAGAATTTAGGGGACATGATTTGTGAGTAATGCAATGGGTGGCAGACGGCCAGGTACCGATCCAAAGCCATGGCCGAGAGGAAGAAGAATTCAGTGCTGCCCAAAGAGAACAGACTGTAGAACTGGAGCAAGCAGGCCTGGAAGGAGATGGTCCTATGAGAGGTAGTCAGGTCATAAAGCATTCGGGGCACGGTGGTGGTCACATAGCATATCTCCAGCCAGGAGAAATTGCTCAGCAGAGTGTACATGGGGAGCTGAGACAAGTGGGCATCCAGGAACACCAGTAGGATCACGATGATgttctccaccaaagtcagcatGTAGAGAATGGCAAAGAAGACGAGAAGCAGGACTCGCTTCTGTGATGTGACTCCAAATCCCAGCAGGACAAACCCCTCAGTGGTGGTGCTGTTATCCATCGCCATCTGGAATCAACAAGTCCAATCACTCTCACATAGCATAACAAGTTATAATGTTCTTAAAGGATCtttatccatctatccttctCAACTCTGctctgacacttgatgctcaggtgttgacagtgactgggagggcctttgtgcaattaaagcttgtgtgtcggtatgaagtctgacttggccatggtagtccatgtcctagttactgcaatgcactatgtggggttgcccttgaagatggtctAGAAATTGCAACTGGTGGAGAGATCGGCGGGCAGTTACAGGGAGCAATCAACTCCCCTGTTTAAAcggctccactagctgccaatgagtttccagttccaattcaaggtgcaggtgattacctacaaagccctaaacagttcgggacctgcctatcttcccctatgaaccaacatGAGCCCTAAGATCattcagggaggccctcctctcacttccatCTCAGGTGccgttggtggggatgagggagagggccttctcagtggtggccccttggctctggaactctcttcctagggcGATCAGACTGTCACCTACCCTGTCCTCCTTTtgcaagaacctaaaaacatggatgttccattgtggcTTTGATTAGGCATTTCCAAAGAATTCGCCCTTTAATACCTAAGTTCTGGCACTTTAGCATGGCCtccgctctacaatcctgacattataaagcCCAAGGACATTACTCTCCCATCCCTTCCTCTGATTTTTGCagtttcccttagctctatctaggaattttgtgCAAACTCAGAGCCCTTTGAACTCAGCACTTTTCTTGCTCCCAtggtactgttttcatgatgttatgttttattgtaaaatgtttctatttggttttgttttgtttttattttattgcattacgttttaactctgtgctcgctgggcttgtccctttgtaagccgccccaagtcccttcggggagatggaggctgggtatgaaaataaagttattattattattattgccatcaaAAGACTAAGGGtagatctacaccaggcatgggcaaactgctaccctccaggtgttttggacttcaactcccacaattcctaacagctgagggaggaaaggaaggggcctgaggctgttaggaattgtgggagttgaagtccaaaacaccaggagggcccaagtttcctcatgcctgatctacactgtaaaattaatgcaatttgccaccactttaactgccatggtaggGGCTTTGCCTGGATGGCCCCTATGTTCTCTTCCAACACTGATTCGATGATACGGTGACACTGTGTTAtgacatggggtgcatctacactgtagaattaatgcagtttgataacactttGATGGTACaaagctcaatgctacagaaccctgggatttgtagtttagtgcggcaccagtgctctttggcagggaaggctaaagttcttgccaaactacaactcccgcatggcactgagccatggaagctaaatggtgtcaaacggcagtatttctacagtgtagatcaggcaagggccctccaggtgttttggacttcaactcccacaattcctaagagcctaccTTAATATGCTTGTGAATAGTATCTGAAAGAGAAAATTTTGCTCTACAAGActgatatgtttttgttttgcaatgtgACCATTAAGTATTCATTCACTCAGGTCAAAGTGTGTTCTATTTTGTGCATTTATGCATTATGCTTTATGCGTTCTCAGGGTCCTGCTGGTTCATATCGCCGTTAACATGCGATACTTGCTGGATTCCAGAGGATGCATTGAGCATAATGCATAAATTCACACTATTCACAAGCATATTCAGTTAgaccattttaaaataattggctTTGAATTTTAGTAGATTTTACGATTTGCACTGACAAATTTGAAGAGATCCCACAGGGTGGCTATAGATGCTGGATAGTTGCAAATCTGGCAGCATTATGTCCAGCACAAGCATAATGCTTGGTCAAAATTTCAAGTTTGTATCTTTGTTTGCATGGAAATGGTTGCAGTCTGAATATTGCTCAACATTTGTCAGAAAGAGTCTCAACACATTTTGATGCACATTTTCAGTCACCTTGTTTGACTGGATTTTGCATCCataatgttaaaattaatttcatgGAATAAGCAGAAAAAAACTGCACAGGATTTCAGTTTACTTGCTATTTTTAtgcatttaatttcaattttattAGATGCCCAAAATGGCATTTTCTTAAATTTTGTGCACATGCTGATTAACTATCCTTAAGATAAGGGGGTCTAGATCAGAAAATATTGTAGTTAGAGACTTCAGATTTTGGGAAACTTAGTTTAAAGCTACAGCtaaaatttagaaaaaaatggaGACATGATGGTGGGAAGGTTTAGACCACTTGGCATGGGATGAccctatgtgtatgtttgtgtatatatgtgtatatgtgtgtatatacacatacacacacacacttaaatgcTTGTAAAACAGCATTTAAATTAACTCTTTTCACCACAAGAAAAGGAGGGATCTGAATATTTTTAGTATGGCTTTTACTTTATGAATGGTCACAAATTGTCCAGTTTAATATgtttactgttgttggcattaaaATATATAACTGTGCATAGCTGATTTGAGTTCCCTTTgtagagataaagtggggtataagtaacaataataataataataataataataataataataataagccagtaaaggtggtcctagtggggaacggcacactgggtgcagtgcctaaggcccttggcctgcacttaaacacaatcagcactgacaaaattaccacctgtcagctgcaaaaggccacccttctAGGATCTGctcacattatttgccgatacatcacacagtcctagacatttggaaagtgtccgacgtatgatccaatacaacagctagcatagtgatcttgtttgctgtgtactaatcttgttatgtatcaaataattatcatcattatctCTAGAGGGAACAAAAAAATTGAACATGTTGTTCTGTCTATGGGTGAAAGGGAGGACTAGACAGAAGATGGACTGGTTTGTATGTGTTTAGTAGCTGTCACCTGGGTTAAGGGTAGAAAAGCCTAATGAAGATTAGCATGTCTGATTACAACAAATATTAAGGTATCCCTAAAAAAGATGACTtcttataacccagaatttctcaacctgggggtcgggatccctggaggggtcgccaaagacacagAATTTACTGTTAGTCacgggggttctatgtgggaaatttggcccaattctaaccttggtggggttcagaatgctctttgattgtaggtgaactataaatcccagtaactacaactcccaatgtcaagctctatttccccaaactccagcagaattcacatttgggcatattgattttcatgtcaaatttggtccagattcattattgtttgagtccagtgttctcaggatgtaggtgaactacaactccaaaactcaaggtcagtgcccatcacacccttccagtattttctgttggtaatgggaattctgtgtgccaagtttggttcaattccatcattggtggagtttggactgctctttgattgtaggcgaattataaatcccagcaactacaactcccaaatgacaaaatcaatcccccactcaatgccaccagtgttcaaatttgggtgtatcaggtatttttgccaaatttggtccagtgaatgaaaatacatcctgcatttcagataattacattatgcttcataacagtagcaaaattacagttgtgaagttgtcatgaaaataatttgctggttgggggtcaccacaacatgaggaactgtgttaaggggtcgcggcattaggaagattgagaaccactgttataaccTCTTCAGAATCTCAATGACAATAGCATTTGTCAAGCACAATGGGATGCACAGGTCATTGAAGGATGAGCGTCCATACATTACAGATCACATAAGAagttattacatttttgtttactaAGCTAATATAGATGGGAGGCATGAGAATGTTCATGGTCTGTGCTTCCAATTCCAActtctccattcttccttctctctcagtAAATTAAAATGGAGAATCAAATTTTTATTGGAAaagtcatttttcttttctggggAGATTGTCAGAAATTCTCTTCCTTGCATTTTCCACCCAAGTTTCCTTAGCTTTGAGGGGAAAAATGTCTCCCATTTCCATACCTCAGTAGGAGTCCAATGAGTGATCAGTCCAGCCAAAGTTCTGCCAAAGAGTTACAAACGAATATAGAAGGAGTGACACCGTGCTGTACCATTTCCATGGATGTTCATCAGCGGGATTGAAGGAGCAAAGAAATAAAGGCCCATGCTGAAGGTTTTGTGGGTAGTCAAAGTCATTGTGTTGATCTGCAGATTGGAGCTGAATTAATTATTTTGACTGCAGTTTTATGTCCAGGGCTGAAGCGAACCTTGGGAATGTGTCTCACTGGAACAATTACACTTTGAGCTATGGCAACATCATTTCCCGGGAGACAAGATTCTCCTGATATCTCTcatttctttctcccattttgGAACATGgtttctattaggcctgggtaacaacgcaaaaatttgtttctaaaatcgttttgtaattgggggttttatttgtttcgatatttaaaataattacaaaattttccaaaaaaaaagttcggtatttacgaaatttcgtaaatatttacaaaacattttgtaaagatggcgcccttttttttcaatattttttaaatattttttaaatttaattattaatttagtagaatagggaggagaaattaaaattattattaaggagggaaggcaggcactcactctggcgggccctctaatcaaggtggtcagttgaaacattcacacctcgctccagcagacaagagtcctttgtcccaccctgatcattattccacataaatataaaccctttttcctacttccaacagacctcactacctctgaggatgcttgccatagatgcaggcaaaacgtcaggagagaatgcctcgctcgcccctctcgctcgccgctcgctcgccgctcgctcgcccctctcgctcgccatagatgcaggcgaaaagtcaggagaaaatgcctctaggccatggccatatggcctgaaaaaacctacaacaactcaatcagggacatctaatcacctctcaacaaaagattgctccaggcactgccaggccatcaaatgctaatcaaggtggtcagttgaaacattcacacctcgctccagcagacaagagtcctttgtcccaccctggtcattattccacataaatataaacccttataaatatagacctcactacctctgaggatgcttgccatagatgcaggcaaaacgtcaggagagaatgcctcgctcgcccctctcactcgccgctcgctcgcccctctcgctcgccccgctcgctcgccgctcgctcgcccctctcgctcgccatagatgcaggcgaaaagtcaggagaaaatgcctctaggccatggccatatggcctgaaaaaacctacaactcagagaggagagctcccagcaagcatcggcaggcggccatcttacgtatttccgaaatggacggaaatacaaaaatttttggcgcctgccgtttcgatatttaaaaacacttccaggttaaaaaaaaagttttgtaatcgtttcgtaattcaaaa containing:
- the LOC132779324 gene encoding olfactory receptor 11G2-like; amino-acid sequence: MAMDNSTTTEGFVLLGFGVTSQKRVLLLVFFAILYMLTLVENIIVILLVFLDAHLSQLPMYTLLSNFSWLEICYVTTTVPRMLYDLTTSHRTISFQACLLQFYSLFSLGSTEFFFLSAMALDRYLAVCHPLHYSQIMSPKFCYALVSTCWILGFLGYILPVTLISRLSFCGSKIIDHFLCDPGPVLSLACPPVGNVPLVCRIIMHAVFVSNVLFVVFSYGKVIFTLVKSCNQGNRKKAFSTISMHLLVVTLFYGSVGGMYLIPGGESPTVITKAITVFYATITPFVNPLIYCLRNDQVKEAMSRLLRRIMNSMLMKGSV